AGGCAGTCAACACTTTTTGATATCCATTGTTTTTCCCCTGACatcacacacaatcacacacagcGACACCAATACAATGTTAATGGAAATTTTAAGttgtattcaatattaaaacaatatttaagcAACGGCACCAATATGGATTTGGGCGTTTTGCAAATATTCTCAAGATTCTTTTAGTTAACTATTACTTAGTAGAATATAAGCAATCAATTTTGCAGcgattgaaatcaatttgatgAAGAGCTGAAGCCACCACTCTCCCCTCTCCAACCgcaaatacattaaaaatccaataaatatataaatatgtatacaaacataaatactATGTAATAATTAAGATATAAGTAAATGTTTatgtgaatttaattaaacgaaAATACGCATATAGAGTAAATTTTAATCGtagtttaatatatataatctaatttatttaattatcatttgcGCTAGTCAACCATCTCCATTTGCGTCTCCTCCGATTCACGCCAATTGCGCTGCACCATTTCCACCAGCTGCTTCCACAGCAAAGTACGTCGCATATAGTTTCCTAGACAGATCAGAATGAAGAGCCATGAGAGTCCCACATAGAAATCGGTCTGCCGATCGGGCACATTGGTCAGTGGACCGTATTGGGTGTACTGCAATAACGCGGGCACTATGCTCCTGGGATTCACGTATTTGATGTTGGTGTGACGCATTATGAACTTGGCATAGCTTATGTTGCCCGGATCCTGCCATGGCGGATCGTATTTGATCAACGGTCGCCCTTGATGGAAGATCATCAAAGTGGGCAGCGAAACAATGCCGAACTCTGCATTGAAACGAGTAAACTGAAAGGCATCGATGTAGGCCACCTTCAGCGTGGGAAACAAATGAGGCAAGAGATTGACGGCGGGTGCCACACGAGCGCACTCCAGGCTGGTGCGTGTGCAGAAGTGAACGACAACACAGCTGCCGTATTC
This is a stretch of genomic DNA from Drosophila albomicans strain 15112-1751.03 chromosome 3, ASM965048v2, whole genome shotgun sequence. It encodes these proteins:
- the LOC117568074 gene encoding uncharacterized protein LOC117568074, giving the protein MHGNAKLFIFLIFGLCATLTSAELSGLFNALQYLGIKIHSNGTGSSAAPSTAQGQGLRGGCRYSFDSYALMSDRHSCAPGDEHILHLTELPQQRKPPLLIRCLQQELTPQLHNITGLPLEKLLIMKSAKDIVNLLKPIGNATKRHEYGSCVVVHFCTRTSLECARVAPAVNLLPHLFPTLKVAYIDAFQFTRFNAEFGIVSLPTLMIFHQGRPLIKYDPPWQDPGNISYAKFIMRHTNIKYVNPRSIVPALLQYTQYGPLTNVPDRQTDFYVGLSWLFILICLGNYMRRTLLWKQLVEMVQRNWRESEETQMEMVD